From a single Chitinophaga sp. Cy-1792 genomic region:
- a CDS encoding SDR family NAD(P)-dependent oxidoreductase, producing MFNPTYPVISILGCGWVGKPLAVHLASIGYRVKGSRTTAEGVAELHTLGIEGYTVRLKEDAIEGDNAPFWDADVIIIDVPPRMQRGDHAFVAEMETLAVALEQTRIRHVIFVSSTSVYPNINDKVYEDCNIPPDKPNGVALLKAEKVLLNKPGFNTVVLRFGGLAGFDRLPNTQKKVNDPRAQDTPLNLIHRADCIGVIERVLEKDIWGEVFNACASGHPLRFSYHVQAAAHFDLQRPRRKEPEDDSYKIVTNTKVKDLLGYRFKYDSPLQFFDDKPPKSFTEILNDLDVMKITTSDDGR from the coding sequence ATCCTGTTATAAGCATTCTGGGTTGTGGATGGGTAGGTAAGCCACTGGCGGTTCACCTGGCATCCATCGGTTATAGGGTGAAAGGTTCCCGTACAACTGCCGAAGGTGTGGCAGAGCTGCATACACTGGGTATTGAAGGCTATACCGTCAGGCTGAAGGAAGATGCCATCGAAGGTGATAATGCTCCCTTCTGGGATGCCGATGTAATCATCATTGATGTGCCGCCACGGATGCAACGGGGGGATCATGCGTTTGTCGCAGAAATGGAAACATTGGCCGTAGCGCTGGAGCAAACACGTATCAGGCACGTAATTTTTGTCAGCTCTACTTCTGTTTATCCGAACATTAACGATAAGGTATATGAAGATTGTAATATACCGCCAGATAAGCCCAACGGTGTGGCATTGCTGAAAGCAGAGAAAGTGTTGCTGAACAAACCCGGTTTTAATACCGTCGTGCTACGTTTCGGCGGCCTCGCCGGATTCGACAGATTGCCCAATACACAGAAGAAAGTCAATGACCCCAGGGCCCAGGATACACCACTCAATCTGATTCACCGTGCGGATTGCATAGGGGTGATAGAACGGGTGCTGGAAAAAGATATCTGGGGGGAAGTATTCAATGCATGTGCCAGCGGCCACCCGCTGCGTTTCAGCTATCACGTGCAGGCGGCTGCCCACTTCGATCTGCAACGCCCGAGAAGAAAAGAACCTGAAGACGATAGCTATAAAATTGTTACAAACACCAAGGTCAAAGATTTGCTGGGCTACAGGTTCAAGTACGACAGCCCGTTACAGTTCTTTGATGATAAACCACCGAAGTCCTTCACAGAGATACTGAATGACCTCGATGTAATGAAAATTACGACTAGCGACGACGGAAGATAA
- a CDS encoding uracil-DNA glycosylase family protein, with protein MTLADRIIAFNKSLHFEGKLPAGIHVMNPFREKKDIVDIMTKFYRKYYSDNQPRQIILGINPGRLGSGSTGVPFTDTTRMKQVGLEITDFKTHEPSSVFVYDVINAYGGPEKFYKRFYITSVCPLGFTTDKGDKVINYNYYDSAALTKSALPFIVKCLKEQLSWPISHEVCYCMGTGKNAAFLQGLNTEHQFFKEVVPLEHPRYVMQYKSRSKDAYVQKYLDTFAAHV; from the coding sequence TTGACACTGGCCGACCGCATCATTGCATTTAATAAGTCCCTCCATTTTGAAGGTAAGCTGCCTGCAGGCATTCATGTCATGAACCCTTTCCGTGAAAAAAAGGACATCGTGGACATCATGACAAAATTCTACAGGAAGTATTACAGCGATAACCAGCCCCGGCAGATTATACTGGGTATTAATCCTGGCAGACTGGGCTCAGGGTCTACCGGGGTGCCTTTTACGGATACCACCCGCATGAAGCAGGTAGGCCTGGAAATTACAGATTTCAAGACGCATGAGCCTTCATCGGTATTTGTATATGACGTGATCAACGCCTATGGCGGCCCGGAAAAGTTTTATAAGCGGTTTTACATTACGTCTGTTTGTCCGCTGGGGTTTACCACCGACAAGGGCGACAAGGTCATCAACTACAATTATTATGATTCCGCGGCACTGACAAAATCAGCCCTGCCGTTTATTGTAAAATGTCTGAAAGAGCAATTGAGCTGGCCGATCAGCCATGAAGTCTGTTATTGTATGGGTACGGGTAAAAACGCTGCATTTTTGCAGGGGTTAAACACAGAGCATCAATTCTTTAAGGAAGTGGTACCATTGGAGCATCCGCGGTATGTCATGCAGTATAAGAGCAGGTCTAAGGATGCGTATGTGCAGAAGTACCTGGATACCTTTGCTGCGCATGTATAG
- a CDS encoding ATP-binding protein — protein MVVILTTLFLMIYMRKRTSERIGSMVNELSVNDNSSRHLSKASQLLYQADNNFRLYTVTFDRQYFTGYHDMLKGVKAELDSALADKGPYGVSILLANKARQMDIFTQCSHRLDSLLQLETAWPAISVPAGVQASSSPTRIHIDTIISTQETATRSKKKLLGRIRDAIANKSDTKKTKQVAIVKHTPVASPHSISKDQLQSMQAKYDQLFVEASRTRNRMNNAEADLVATSNRLFAAIQELLLQANDATQAAMAAERSKVQAGATISLEKIKHQGYWEIPLILVLATIIIYGIMRLYRYDLALLRSTQQAERLARQKSEFAATVSHELRTPIQSLLGYSQQLNREYKPETVSAIRTGAEMLLQVVNNVLEYTKIETHKLVLKQEKFSPRAAIEEVCQVLQVQSELKSLQMTVNIYFPTTLQVSGDAFRLKQVITNLVANAIKYTDKGAITITAAMRTIENGNCLLEVTVTDTGIGIHNRDLPQLFDAFTQASADSNASFRPNSSGLGLHIAKKIIDLHDGKIYVKSIHGKGSTFFFEIKYQPIVHSPATRKITVPVNINQPSGTSTNKVVRILVVEDSVLNQKLLSMMLDRMQVYYKIAGNGEEALALFEEYTFDIILTDIDLPGMDGIALTAHIRAMEDKKKAAVTIIAITGNVMEEDIALYLKCGFNDYIMKPYRDTDIQEKLLLFGVMA, from the coding sequence TACTAACCACCTTATTCCTGATGATATATATGCGCAAGCGTACATCAGAACGGATTGGCAGTATGGTAAATGAGCTATCTGTAAATGATAACAGCAGCAGGCACCTTAGCAAGGCATCGCAGCTGTTGTACCAGGCAGACAATAACTTCAGGCTATATACCGTCACCTTCGACCGGCAATACTTTACCGGCTACCACGATATGCTGAAAGGCGTGAAGGCCGAACTGGACAGCGCACTGGCAGATAAAGGCCCTTATGGGGTTTCTATACTCCTGGCCAATAAAGCCAGACAGATGGACATATTTACGCAATGCAGCCACCGCCTGGATTCATTGCTGCAACTGGAAACTGCCTGGCCGGCGATCAGCGTACCTGCCGGTGTACAAGCGTCATCCTCCCCAACGCGTATACATATAGACACCATCATCAGCACACAGGAAACAGCCACCAGAAGTAAAAAGAAGCTCCTGGGCCGCATCCGTGATGCGATTGCCAATAAATCCGATACCAAAAAAACGAAACAGGTAGCTATCGTAAAACATACGCCCGTTGCCAGTCCGCATAGTATCTCCAAAGATCAGCTGCAATCCATGCAGGCAAAATACGACCAGCTGTTCGTAGAAGCCTCCCGCACCAGGAACCGGATGAATAACGCCGAAGCCGACCTGGTGGCCACCAGCAACCGACTCTTTGCCGCTATACAGGAGCTGTTGCTGCAGGCCAATGATGCCACGCAGGCAGCCATGGCCGCCGAACGCAGCAAAGTGCAGGCCGGCGCCACTATCTCCCTGGAAAAAATCAAACACCAGGGATACTGGGAAATCCCACTTATACTCGTACTCGCCACCATTATCATTTATGGTATCATGCGACTCTATCGCTACGACCTGGCACTGCTCCGCTCCACACAGCAGGCAGAAAGACTCGCCCGCCAGAAATCTGAGTTTGCAGCCACCGTCAGCCATGAACTGAGAACGCCTATACAGTCGCTGCTGGGCTATAGCCAGCAACTCAACCGGGAATATAAACCTGAAACGGTATCGGCTATACGAACAGGTGCAGAAATGCTGTTGCAGGTAGTTAATAACGTACTGGAATATACGAAAATAGAAACCCATAAACTGGTATTGAAGCAGGAGAAGTTTTCGCCAAGAGCCGCTATAGAAGAGGTATGCCAGGTATTACAGGTACAGTCAGAACTGAAATCTCTCCAGATGACAGTCAACATCTACTTCCCTACTACCCTGCAGGTATCGGGAGACGCCTTTCGGCTGAAACAGGTAATCACCAACCTGGTAGCCAACGCTATCAAGTATACCGACAAAGGCGCCATCACCATCACTGCTGCCATGCGCACCATAGAAAACGGCAACTGCCTCCTGGAAGTAACCGTTACCGACACCGGTATCGGCATTCACAACCGCGACCTGCCACAGCTATTTGATGCCTTTACACAAGCCTCCGCCGACAGCAACGCCTCCTTCAGGCCCAACAGCAGCGGCCTCGGACTACATATCGCCAAAAAAATCATCGACCTGCACGACGGGAAAATCTATGTTAAAAGTATCCACGGTAAAGGATCTACCTTCTTCTTTGAAATAAAATACCAACCCATCGTTCACTCCCCTGCCACCAGGAAAATTACCGTACCTGTCAATATCAATCAACCTTCCGGCACCTCCACGAACAAAGTAGTGCGCATACTGGTAGTGGAAGACAGCGTCCTTAATCAGAAGCTGCTCTCGATGATGCTGGACAGAATGCAGGTATATTATAAAATAGCAGGTAATGGAGAAGAAGCCCTCGCTTTGTTTGAAGAATATACGTTCGATATTATCCTGACAGACATAGACCTTCCCGGCATGGACGGCATCGCGCTGACCGCGCATATTCGCGCCATGGAAGACAAGAAAAAAGCCGCAGTTACCATCATTGCCATTACCGGGAATGTGATGGAAGAAGATATTGCCCTGTACCTCAAATGCGGCTTCAATGATTATATCATGAAACCTTACCGCGATACCGACATCCAGGAAAAGCTGCTGCTTTTTGGTGTGATGGCCTGA